The Staphylococcus carnosus genome has a segment encoding these proteins:
- a CDS encoding asparaginase, whose translation MKKILVIHTGGTISMSEDETNKVIENEQNPISKHQDVISRYADVTEINPINLPSPHITIADVVKLRDIIEKASENNEYDGFVITHGTDTLEETAYLLDLTTKTEKPVVITGAMRSSNEIGSDGLYNFISALRVAADNDSSDKGVMVVFNDEIHTARNVTKTHTSNTNTFQSPNHGPLGVLTKTSVQFHHRPYGHEIVHQVDSELYVPIVKAYMDMKSDVLKFYSEQNVDGIVIEALGQGNLPPRALEGLMSCLNKGIPVILVSRSFNGIVGPIYAYEGGGYNLEQRGVIFSNGLNGQKARLKLLVAISNHLNKNQLKSYFDAQV comes from the coding sequence ATGAAAAAAATCTTAGTTATCCACACTGGTGGGACAATAAGCATGTCTGAAGATGAAACGAATAAAGTAATTGAAAATGAACAAAATCCGATCTCAAAGCATCAAGATGTAATCAGTCGATATGCCGATGTAACTGAGATTAATCCAATTAACTTGCCCTCTCCCCACATAACAATTGCAGATGTTGTAAAACTACGGGATATCATAGAAAAAGCAAGTGAAAATAACGAATATGATGGTTTTGTAATTACTCATGGTACTGATACATTGGAAGAAACGGCCTATCTATTAGATTTAACAACAAAAACAGAGAAACCTGTTGTAATTACTGGTGCAATGCGTTCATCAAATGAAATTGGTTCTGATGGATTATATAATTTTATTTCAGCACTTCGCGTTGCTGCTGATAATGATTCATCTGATAAAGGTGTAATGGTTGTCTTTAATGATGAAATACATACAGCAAGAAATGTTACTAAAACCCATACTTCAAATACTAATACTTTTCAAAGTCCAAATCACGGACCTTTAGGTGTATTAACTAAAACAAGCGTACAATTTCATCACCGTCCTTACGGCCATGAAATTGTACATCAAGTGGATTCAGAGTTATATGTACCAATAGTTAAAGCATATATGGATATGAAAAGTGATGTGCTCAAATTCTATAGTGAACAAAACGTAGATGGCATTGTAATTGAAGCGTTAGGTCAAGGAAACTTGCCTCCAAGAGCACTTGAAGGATTGATGTCATGTTTAAATAAAGGGATACCTGTAATACTTGTTTCACGTTCATTTAATGGCATTGTTGGCCCTATCTACGCTTACGAGGGCGGCGGTTACAATTTAGAACAACGTGGAGTTATCTTCTCAAACGGATTAAATGGTCAAAAAGCGAGATTGAAATTATTGGTCGCTATAAGTAATCATTTGAATAAAAATCAATTAAAGTCCTATTTTGATGCGCAGGTTTAA
- a CDS encoding polyprenyl synthetase family protein: MDKLNINREIKKIEKELKNTIKSSNPILEEASLHLLSSGGKRVRPSFVVLSSEYGVNPRNEDTYKIAVSLELIHMATLVHDDVIDRSDKRRGRLTISKKWDQETAILTGNYLLALALNNISSIQDKRIHIILSNAIVDVCRGELFQFQDQFNSNQTITNYLRRINRKTALLIQLATELGALSANADLKTANKLKRIGHYIGMSFQIVDDVLDFTSTEKQLGKPVGSDLMNGHLTLPVLLEARKNPQFKAIIESLSPDSPKEDFEYCVNYIKSSDSIMQSKEISKQYLNKAIKILDELEISPASSWFKKLIKRMESRNA, translated from the coding sequence GTGGATAAGTTGAACATTAATAGAGAAATCAAGAAAATTGAAAAAGAATTGAAAAACACAATAAAAAGCAGTAATCCTATTTTAGAAGAAGCTTCTTTACATTTATTATCATCCGGCGGCAAAAGAGTTCGTCCATCATTCGTTGTTTTAAGTAGTGAATATGGCGTGAACCCTCGTAATGAAGATACCTATAAAATAGCTGTTTCTTTGGAACTTATTCATATGGCTACATTAGTACATGATGATGTCATTGACCGAAGTGATAAAAGAAGAGGTCGTCTCACAATCAGTAAAAAATGGGATCAAGAGACTGCAATTTTAACAGGGAATTATTTATTAGCTCTCGCGCTTAATAATATTTCCTCAATCCAAGATAAAAGAATACATATAATTTTATCGAACGCTATTGTTGATGTTTGCAGAGGTGAATTGTTCCAATTCCAAGATCAATTCAATAGTAATCAAACCATTACTAATTATTTGCGTAGAATTAATCGTAAAACTGCTTTATTGATACAACTTGCTACTGAACTTGGTGCATTATCTGCAAATGCCGATTTAAAAACTGCAAATAAACTCAAACGTATAGGTCATTATATTGGTATGAGTTTCCAAATTGTAGATGATGTTCTCGATTTTACAAGTACAGAAAAGCAGCTTGGCAAACCTGTCGGTAGTGATTTAATGAATGGTCATCTAACATTACCAGTACTGTTGGAAGCGCGAAAAAACCCTCAGTTCAAAGCTATTATTGAATCATTAAGTCCTGATAGTCCAAAAGAAGACTTTGAGTATTGTGTTAACTATATAAAATCTTCAGACAGCATAATGCAGTCAAAAGAAATAAGTAAACAATATCTTAATAAAGCTATAAAAATTTTGGATGAACTGGAAATCAGTCCAGCTTCTTCATGGTTTAAAAAATTAATTAAACGTATGGAATCACGTAACGCTTGA
- the rpsA gene encoding 30S ribosomal protein S1 — protein sequence MTEEFNESMINEIKEGDKISGQVQKVEDKQVIVDVDGGKFSGIVPISQLSTHHIDSPNEVVKEGDAVEAYVTKVEVDEENESGAYILSIRQLEQEKSYEYLQEKQDNNEIIEAKVTEVVKGGLVVDVGQRGFVPASLISTDFIEDFSSFDGQVLELRVEELDPANNRVILSRKAVEQERNEAKKAELLSSLSEGDVIEGTIARLTNFGAFVDIGGVDGLVHVSELSHEHVDKPEDVVSVGDKVNVKVKSVEQDSERISLSIKDTLPSPFESIKGQIHADSIIEGRVVRLTDFGAFVEIAAGVQGLVHISEISRKHIGTPSEVLEPNQEVTVKVLSIDEESERISLSIKAALPEEEVLQIDDDESRDYIENNDDDDNPTLGEVFGDKLKNLKF from the coding sequence ATGACTGAAGAATTCAATGAATCAATGATTAATGAAATCAAAGAAGGAGATAAAATCTCTGGACAAGTCCAAAAAGTCGAAGATAAACAAGTGATTGTGGATGTCGACGGTGGCAAATTTAGCGGTATCGTTCCAATTAGTCAATTGTCAACGCATCATATTGACAGCCCTAATGAAGTTGTGAAAGAAGGGGACGCAGTAGAAGCGTATGTGACTAAAGTGGAAGTTGACGAAGAAAATGAATCAGGAGCTTATATCCTTTCAATTCGTCAATTAGAACAAGAGAAGTCTTATGAATATTTACAAGAGAAACAAGATAACAATGAAATTATAGAAGCAAAAGTAACTGAAGTCGTTAAAGGCGGCTTGGTTGTTGATGTAGGACAAAGAGGTTTCGTTCCAGCTTCATTAATTTCTACTGATTTCATTGAAGACTTTTCAAGCTTTGATGGACAAGTACTAGAATTGCGAGTTGAAGAACTTGATCCAGCAAATAATCGCGTCATCCTAAGCCGAAAAGCAGTTGAACAAGAAAGAAATGAAGCTAAAAAAGCTGAATTATTATCATCTCTATCAGAAGGAGATGTAATTGAAGGTACAATTGCTCGTTTAACAAACTTTGGTGCTTTTGTTGATATCGGCGGTGTTGACGGTTTAGTTCATGTATCTGAACTTTCACATGAACATGTTGATAAACCAGAAGACGTTGTATCAGTAGGTGATAAAGTCAATGTAAAAGTGAAATCTGTTGAACAAGATTCAGAACGTATTTCACTTTCTATTAAAGATACTTTACCTAGTCCTTTCGAAAGTATTAAAGGTCAAATTCATGCTGATTCAATTATCGAAGGACGTGTTGTACGTTTAACTGATTTCGGTGCATTCGTCGAAATTGCAGCTGGTGTGCAAGGACTCGTTCACATTTCAGAAATCAGCCGCAAACATATCGGCACTCCAAGTGAAGTACTTGAACCAAATCAAGAAGTCACTGTTAAAGTTTTAAGCATCGATGAAGAAAGCGAACGTATTTCATTATCAATCAAAGCTGCATTACCTGAAGAAGAAGTATTGCAAATTGATGATGATGAATCTCGTGATTATATTGAAAATAACGATGACGATGACAATCCTACTTTAGGTGAAGTATTTGGAGACAAATTAAAAAATCTTAAATTTTAA
- a CDS encoding NAD(P)H-dependent glycerol-3-phosphate dehydrogenase gives MSKVAVFGMGSFGTALANVLAQNGHDVLMWGKNKQSIDEVNQYHSNSRYLNGAQLDKSITATSNLNEAINFSDTYLIALPTKAIREVIKNIDSQLDSKKVFIHVAKGIENATFKRVSEMIEDSLSPEHNGGIGVLSGPSHAEEVVIQQPTTVAASSPDPKVSKLIQDLFMNDYLRVYTNDDLVGVELGGALKNIIAVASGIVAGMGFGDNAKAALMTRGLAEISRLGEELGADPMTFLGLGGIGDLIVTCTSTHSRNYTLGYKIGQGKTVDEALSEMNMVAEGFYTTESVYHLAKQRNIDMPITSALYGVLFKQVPLDESLKLLMGRDKKSE, from the coding sequence ATGAGTAAAGTTGCCGTATTTGGTATGGGCAGTTTTGGTACTGCACTTGCCAATGTGCTTGCACAAAACGGTCACGATGTCTTAATGTGGGGTAAAAATAAGCAAAGTATTGATGAAGTGAATCAATACCACAGCAACTCCCGTTATTTAAATGGGGCACAATTAGATAAGTCTATTACAGCAACATCTAATTTAAACGAGGCTATTAACTTTTCAGATACTTATTTAATTGCTTTACCTACAAAAGCTATAAGAGAAGTCATTAAAAATATAGATTCACAACTAGATTCTAAAAAAGTATTCATTCATGTTGCTAAAGGTATTGAAAATGCTACTTTTAAACGTGTTTCTGAAATGATTGAGGATTCACTTTCACCTGAACATAATGGAGGAATCGGAGTCTTATCAGGACCGAGTCATGCTGAAGAAGTAGTAATTCAACAACCAACTACCGTAGCTGCTTCTTCTCCAGATCCTAAAGTCAGCAAACTCATTCAAGATCTTTTTATGAATGATTATTTACGTGTTTATACTAATGATGATTTAGTGGGTGTAGAACTCGGCGGTGCGTTAAAAAATATCATTGCTGTAGCGAGCGGTATTGTCGCTGGTATGGGCTTTGGAGACAATGCTAAAGCCGCTTTAATGACTAGAGGACTTGCAGAAATAAGTCGTTTAGGTGAAGAATTAGGTGCCGATCCAATGACATTTTTAGGATTAGGCGGCATTGGAGATTTAATCGTAACATGTACGTCTACTCATTCGAGAAACTATACACTTGGATATAAAATCGGCCAAGGAAAAACAGTAGATGAAGCACTTTCTGAAATGAATATGGTGGCTGAAGGCTTTTATACAACTGAATCTGTATATCATTTAGCAAAACAAAGAAATATTGATATGCCTATTACTTCAGCACTTTATGGCGTCCTATTTAAACAAGTACCATTGGATGAAAGTTTAAAATTACTAATGGGAAGAGATAAAAAGTCGGAATAA
- the aroC gene encoding chorismate synthase, protein MRFLTSGESHGPQLTVIIEGVPANLKITAEDINEEMFKRQGGYGRGRRMKIEKDGVEIVSGVRNGYTLGSPVTIVVTNDDFTHWRNIMGVAPISEEEQEQMKRTISKPRPGHADLIGGIKYNHRDLRNVLERSSARETAARVAVGAVCKILLKQLGINVLSRVVEIGGIKDDTDYDLDTIKKHEDSNDVRVVNEDIAQEIRAKIDQAKKDGDSLGGVVQVIVKNMPVGIGSYVHYDRKLDGRIAQGVVGINAFKGVSFGEGFKAAEKPGSQIQDPILYNDEEGYTRASNHLGGLEGGMSNGMPIVVNGVMKPIPTLYKPLASVDIETKEPFKATIERSDSCAVPAASIVCEHAVAFEITKTLLEEFQSNYMEQLQQQVDERRLRNIEF, encoded by the coding sequence ATGAGATTTTTAACATCGGGAGAATCCCACGGACCTCAGTTAACCGTTATTATAGAAGGTGTTCCTGCTAACTTGAAAATAACTGCGGAAGATATTAATGAGGAAATGTTTAAACGTCAAGGTGGGTATGGACGTGGCAGAAGGATGAAAATTGAAAAAGATGGAGTCGAAATTGTATCCGGCGTTAGAAATGGCTATACGCTTGGTAGTCCAGTTACGATTGTAGTAACGAATGATGATTTCACGCATTGGAGAAACATCATGGGAGTTGCACCGATTTCTGAAGAAGAACAAGAACAAATGAAACGTACCATCTCTAAACCGCGACCTGGTCATGCTGATTTAATAGGCGGTATTAAATATAACCATCGTGATTTAAGGAATGTTTTAGAACGATCATCAGCACGTGAAACAGCTGCACGTGTAGCTGTCGGAGCTGTATGTAAAATTTTGCTAAAACAATTAGGCATAAATGTATTAAGTCGTGTTGTTGAAATCGGCGGCATCAAAGATGATACTGATTATGACTTAGATACTATTAAAAAGCATGAAGATAGTAATGATGTACGTGTTGTAAATGAAGACATAGCACAAGAAATACGTGCTAAAATTGATCAAGCTAAAAAAGACGGCGACTCTTTAGGCGGTGTTGTACAAGTTATTGTGAAAAATATGCCTGTTGGAATCGGAAGTTATGTACACTATGATCGCAAACTCGATGGTAGAATTGCTCAAGGCGTAGTAGGGATTAACGCTTTTAAAGGCGTAAGTTTTGGCGAAGGATTCAAAGCAGCTGAAAAACCAGGAAGCCAAATACAAGATCCTATTCTTTACAATGATGAAGAAGGTTACACTCGCGCTTCAAATCATCTAGGAGGATTAGAAGGTGGTATGAGTAACGGAATGCCTATAGTTGTAAATGGTGTAATGAAACCTATACCAACACTTTATAAACCTTTAGCTTCTGTCGATATTGAAACAAAAGAACCTTTCAAAGCAACTATAGAACGGTCAGATAGTTGTGCAGTACCTGCTGCTAGCATTGTATGTGAACATGCTGTTGCTTTTGAAATTACAAAAACATTATTAGAAGAATTTCAATCTAATTACATGGAACAACTGCAACAACAAGTTGACGAGAGACGATTACGCAATATTGAATTCTAA
- a CDS encoding demethylmenaquinone methyltransferase codes for MAKNKAEKEKVHKVFQNISTNYDKLNNIISFEQHKVWRKRVMKSMQVKKGSKALDVCCGTADWTIALSKAVGPSGEVIGLDFSENMLKVGEEKTKNMSNIQLVQGDAMDLPFDDNEFDYVTIGFGLRNIPDYVIALKEMNRVLKPGGMAVCLETSQPTIPVFKQGYQLYFKFVMPIFGKLFAKSKEEYEWLQQSAFNFPDRDELKALFQLAGFKNVEVKSFTGGVAAMHLGYKEKETAKGD; via the coding sequence ATGGCTAAAAATAAAGCAGAAAAAGAGAAAGTCCATAAAGTATTTCAAAATATATCTACAAATTACGATAAATTAAATAACATCATCAGTTTTGAACAGCATAAAGTTTGGCGTAAACGTGTGATGAAATCAATGCAGGTTAAAAAAGGCAGTAAAGCATTAGACGTATGTTGCGGTACAGCCGATTGGACAATTGCATTAAGTAAAGCTGTGGGACCTTCTGGTGAAGTAATCGGTTTAGATTTCAGTGAAAACATGTTGAAAGTTGGGGAAGAAAAAACTAAAAACATGTCTAACATTCAGCTTGTACAAGGAGACGCAATGGATTTACCATTCGATGATAATGAGTTTGATTATGTTACAATCGGTTTCGGATTGCGTAACATCCCAGATTATGTGATTGCGTTAAAAGAAATGAACCGCGTACTTAAACCAGGTGGAATGGCGGTATGTTTAGAAACTAGCCAACCAACAATTCCTGTTTTCAAACAAGGTTATCAACTTTACTTTAAATTCGTGATGCCGATTTTCGGTAAATTATTTGCTAAATCTAAAGAGGAATATGAGTGGTTACAACAATCTGCTTTCAACTTTCCGGATCGCGATGAATTAAAAGCACTCTTCCAACTTGCCGGCTTTAAAAATGTTGAAGTCAAAAGTTTTACTGGTGGGGTAGCAGCAATGCATTTAGGGTATAAGGAAAAAGAAACAGCAAAAGGTGATTAA
- a CDS encoding HU family DNA-binding protein translates to MNKTDLINAVAEQAELTKKEAGLAVDAVFESIQSSLSKGEKVQLIGFGNFEVRERAARKGRNPQTGKEIDIPASKVPAFKAGKALKDAVK, encoded by the coding sequence ATGAACAAAACAGACTTAATTAACGCTGTAGCAGAACAAGCTGAATTAACAAAAAAAGAAGCTGGTTTAGCAGTTGATGCTGTATTCGAATCAATTCAATCTTCATTATCAAAAGGTGAAAAAGTACAATTGATTGGTTTCGGTAACTTCGAAGTACGCGAACGCGCTGCCCGTAAAGGTCGCAACCCGCAAACTGGTAAAGAAATTGATATTCCAGCTAGTAAAGTTCCAGCATTCAAAGCTGGTAAAGCATTGAAAGATGCAGTTAAATAA
- the cmk gene encoding (d)CMP kinase yields MNLINIAIDGPAAAGKSTIARRVAESHSMIYVDTGAMYRAITYKYLQEDKNDDFQALIEDVSLKLVYDEDKGQRVLLNGEDITDYLRSNEVTQNVSYVASKEPVRTFAVKVQQQLAAEKGIVMDGRDIGTVVLPDAELKIYMIASVEERAERRQKENEENGIPSSLNELKKEIEARDHYDMNREISPLRKADDAITVNTTGKSIEQVTDIISDLIDKVEA; encoded by the coding sequence ATGAATTTAATTAATATAGCAATTGATGGCCCAGCAGCCGCAGGGAAAAGTACAATTGCACGCAGAGTTGCCGAAAGTCATTCAATGATTTATGTTGATACAGGCGCTATGTATCGTGCCATCACATATAAATATTTACAAGAAGATAAGAATGATGATTTTCAAGCTTTAATTGAAGATGTTTCTTTAAAGCTTGTATATGATGAGGATAAAGGTCAACGCGTACTTTTAAATGGGGAAGATATCACTGATTACCTTCGTTCAAATGAAGTTACACAGAACGTTTCATATGTTGCTTCTAAGGAGCCTGTCAGAACTTTTGCTGTAAAAGTCCAACAGCAATTGGCTGCAGAAAAAGGAATTGTGATGGATGGAAGAGATATTGGTACTGTAGTGTTACCTGATGCAGAATTAAAAATTTATATGATAGCTTCTGTAGAAGAACGTGCTGAACGAAGACAAAAAGAGAATGAAGAAAATGGAATTCCTTCCTCTCTAAATGAATTAAAAAAAGAAATCGAAGCACGAGATCATTATGATATGAATAGAGAGATATCTCCGCTTCGAAAAGCGGATGATGCTATAACAGTCAATACAACAGGAAAATCTATCGAACAAGTAACCGATATTATCTCTGATTTGATTGACAAAGTAGAGGCCTAA
- the der gene encoding ribosome biogenesis GTPase Der has translation MTKPVVAIVGRPNVGKSTIFNRIVGERVSIVEDTPGVTRDRIYSSGEWLTHDFNVIDTGGIELTDAPFQTQIRAQAEIAIDEADVIIFMVNQREGLTQTDEMIAQMLYKTNKPVVLAVNKVDNPEMRTDIYDFYALGFGEPFPISGSHGLGLGDLLDEVANNFKDEEDDDYDEDTIKLSLIGRPNVGKSSLVNAILGEDRVIVSNIAGTTRDAIDTEYSYEDQDYVLIDTAGMRKKGKVYESTEKYSVLRALKAIERSNVVLVVLDAEEGIIEQDKRVAGYAHEEGKAVVIVVNKWDTLDKDSKTMKKFEDKIRQEFQFLDYAPIAFVSAKEKQRLRTLFPLIKEASENHKKRVQSSTLNEVITDAISMNPTPTDKGRRLKVFYATQVAVEPPTFVVFVNDAELMHFSYKRYLENQIRDAFGFEGTPIRIIPRKRN, from the coding sequence ATGACTAAACCTGTTGTAGCAATTGTTGGTCGTCCTAATGTGGGGAAATCAACAATTTTCAATAGAATCGTCGGCGAGCGTGTCTCAATTGTTGAAGATACACCTGGTGTAACAAGAGACCGTATTTATTCTAGTGGTGAATGGCTGACACATGATTTTAATGTTATTGATACTGGCGGTATCGAACTAACTGATGCACCATTCCAAACACAGATCAGAGCTCAAGCTGAAATTGCTATTGATGAAGCTGATGTTATAATTTTTATGGTTAATCAAAGAGAAGGATTAACACAAACTGATGAAATGATTGCCCAAATGCTATATAAAACAAATAAACCTGTTGTTTTAGCTGTTAATAAAGTTGATAATCCCGAAATGCGCACAGATATTTACGATTTTTATGCATTAGGATTCGGTGAACCGTTCCCAATTTCAGGTTCTCATGGATTGGGATTAGGTGATTTACTAGATGAAGTAGCGAATAACTTTAAAGACGAAGAAGACGATGATTATGATGAAGATACAATCAAATTATCACTTATTGGTCGACCGAATGTCGGAAAATCGAGTCTAGTAAATGCTATTTTAGGAGAAGACCGTGTTATCGTGTCTAATATCGCAGGTACGACACGTGATGCGATTGACACTGAGTATTCATATGAAGATCAAGACTATGTCTTAATTGATACTGCCGGAATGAGAAAAAAAGGGAAAGTATATGAATCTACGGAAAAATATTCAGTTCTACGTGCACTAAAAGCAATAGAAAGATCTAATGTAGTATTAGTTGTACTTGATGCAGAAGAAGGCATTATAGAGCAAGATAAACGTGTTGCTGGGTATGCACATGAAGAAGGTAAAGCAGTTGTAATTGTAGTAAACAAATGGGATACATTGGATAAAGATAGTAAAACAATGAAAAAATTCGAGGATAAAATTCGTCAAGAATTCCAATTCTTAGATTATGCTCCGATTGCATTTGTATCGGCTAAAGAAAAACAACGTTTACGCACTTTATTCCCACTTATTAAAGAAGCTAGCGAGAATCATAAAAAACGAGTTCAAAGCTCTACACTTAACGAAGTCATTACTGATGCAATTTCAATGAATCCAACACCTACAGATAAGGGCAGAAGACTTAAAGTCTTTTATGCAACACAAGTTGCTGTTGAACCACCAACGTTTGTAGTTTTTGTAAATGATGCAGAACTGATGCATTTCTCATATAAACGTTATTTAGAAAACCAAATTAGAGATGCATTCGGATTTGAAGGAACACCGATTCGCATTATTCCAAGAAAACGAAATTAG
- the ndk gene encoding nucleoside-diphosphate kinase translates to MERTFLMIKPDGVQRKLVGEIITRLEKKGLKLVGGKFMTVSKEKAETHYGEHADKPFYEGLVSFITSAPVFAMVVEGENVVEVTRNMIGKTNPTEAAPGTIRGDLGLTVGRNVIHGSDSVESAKREISLWFEPNELSVYTANDEEWLYEN, encoded by the coding sequence ATGGAAAGAACTTTTCTAATGATTAAACCAGACGGCGTACAACGCAAATTAGTTGGTGAAATCATCACTCGTTTAGAGAAAAAAGGATTAAAACTTGTTGGCGGGAAATTTATGACTGTTTCCAAAGAAAAAGCAGAAACACATTATGGTGAACATGCTGATAAGCCATTCTACGAAGGTTTAGTTTCATTTATTACTTCAGCACCAGTATTTGCTATGGTAGTAGAAGGGGAAAACGTTGTAGAAGTGACAAGAAATATGATTGGTAAAACAAATCCAACTGAAGCAGCACCAGGCACAATCAGAGGTGATTTAGGACTTACTGTAGGTCGAAATGTGATTCATGGATCAGATTCAGTTGAATCTGCTAAAAGAGAAATCAGCCTTTGGTTCGAACCTAATGAACTTAGTGTTTACACTGCAAACGACGAAGAATGGTTATACGAAAATTAA
- a CDS encoding heptaprenyl diphosphate synthase component 1, whose protein sequence is MDSTLSTLKNQIQQKLNGIHSHEPIHYNHQLAHVLDEQNIPIQAKLACLAIDTSMSHLDSISGNNLSKNAILIGDLISAHYYTLTAEINDSDYLDAMSSAIIKVNEYKTSLHYKQLDKEKIKDAILYIETIFPMITIQNFKPQSDMRDMTESLISYAAEHHPAYLKSYSETELNQIFEEMDSNIKQSRGN, encoded by the coding sequence ATGGATTCAACATTAAGTACATTAAAAAACCAAATACAACAAAAACTTAATGGCATACATAGTCATGAACCAATTCATTATAACCATCAATTGGCTCATGTACTTGATGAACAAAACATTCCGATTCAAGCGAAATTGGCATGCCTCGCGATAGATACATCTATGAGTCATCTCGATTCTATTTCTGGCAATAATTTGTCTAAGAATGCAATATTGATTGGTGATTTAATTAGTGCGCATTATTATACACTTACTGCTGAGATTAATGATTCAGACTATCTAGATGCAATGAGCAGTGCGATCATAAAGGTTAATGAATATAAAACTTCTTTGCATTATAAACAACTTGATAAAGAAAAAATCAAAGATGCAATTCTTTATATCGAAACTATATTTCCAATGATTACTATTCAAAATTTCAAACCGCAATCTGATATGAGAGATATGACAGAAAGTTTGATATCATATGCTGCAGAACATCATCCAGCTTATTTAAAATCATATTCAGAAACAGAACTCAATCAAATATTTGAAGAAATGGATAGTAACATTAAACAAAGTAGAGGTAATTAA
- the ypdA gene encoding bacillithiol disulfide reductase YpdA: protein MQTVESIIIGGGPCGLSAAIEQKKKGIETLVIEKGNVVEAIYNYPTHQTFFSSSDKLSIGDVPFIVEEYKPHRNQALVYYREVVKYHQLDIHAFEEVLTVKKIGKRFTITTTKDTYQCRFLTVATGYYGQHNDLEVEGAKLPKVFHYFKEAHPYFDQNVVIIGGKNSAVDAALELEKAGANVTVLYRGSDYSSAIKPWILPNFESLVRHEKIDMHFNAEVTKIDEESVTYTQDGETYTIPNDYVFAMIGYHPDYEFLQNIGIDIKTNEYGTAPVYDKETYETNVENCYIAGVIAAGNDANTIFIENGKFHGGIIAQNIITKKQTPLES from the coding sequence ATGCAAACAGTTGAAAGTATTATTATCGGCGGAGGTCCATGCGGACTTAGTGCTGCAATCGAACAAAAGAAAAAAGGAATTGAAACACTAGTAATTGAGAAAGGAAATGTGGTTGAAGCTATTTATAATTATCCAACACATCAAACTTTTTTCTCTTCTAGTGACAAATTAAGTATCGGGGATGTACCTTTTATAGTTGAAGAATATAAACCCCATAGAAATCAAGCGTTAGTCTATTATAGAGAAGTTGTTAAATATCATCAGCTTGATATACACGCGTTTGAAGAGGTCCTCACAGTTAAAAAAATTGGTAAAAGATTTACAATTACAACAACGAAAGATACTTATCAATGTAGATTCCTTACAGTAGCTACTGGCTATTATGGACAACACAATGATTTAGAAGTAGAAGGTGCTAAATTGCCAAAAGTATTCCATTACTTTAAAGAAGCACACCCATATTTCGATCAAAATGTTGTCATAATCGGAGGAAAAAACTCTGCAGTTGATGCAGCGCTTGAATTAGAAAAGGCTGGCGCAAATGTCACAGTTTTATATAGAGGTTCAGATTACTCTTCGGCAATCAAACCTTGGATTCTACCAAATTTTGAATCTCTAGTAAGACATGAAAAAATTGATATGCACTTTAACGCTGAGGTTACCAAAATCGATGAAGAAAGTGTTACTTATACTCAAGATGGCGAAACCTACACAATTCCTAATGACTATGTATTTGCGATGATTGGATATCATCCAGATTATGAATTCTTACAAAATATAGGAATTGATATCAAAACTAATGAATATGGCACTGCACCTGTTTATGATAAAGAAACATATGAAACAAATGTAGAAAATTGCTATATTGCAGGTGTTATTGCTGCAGGTAATGATGCAAATACAATATTTATTGAAAACGGAAAATTCCATGGCGGTATTATTGCTCAAAATATTATTACCAAAAAACAAACGCCTTTAGAATCATAA